One Pelobates fuscus isolate aPelFus1 chromosome 8, aPelFus1.pri, whole genome shotgun sequence genomic window carries:
- the MYL11 gene encoding myosin regulatory light chain 11: protein MAPAKRAKRKAAEGGSSNVLSMFDQTQIQEFKEAFTVIDQNRDGIIDKEDLRDTFAAMGRLNVKNEELEEMVKEASGPINFTVFLTMFGEKLKGADPEDVITGAFKVLDPEGKGSIKKQFLEELLTTQCDRFSAEEIKNMWTAFPPDVAGNVDYKNICYVITHGEDKDQE from the exons ATG GCACCAGCAAAGAGAGCGAAGAGAAAGGCAGCAGAAGGAGGGTCCTCCAATGTCCTCTCCATGTTCGACCAAACACAAATCCAAGAGTTCAAAGAG GCATTCACAGTGATTGATCAGAACAGAGATGGCATCATTGATAAGGAAGACCTGAGAGACACATTCGCAGCAATGG GCCGTCTTAATGTAAAGAATGAGGAGTTGGAAGAAATGGTTAAAGAGGCCTCTGGACCCATTAACTTCACTGTCTTCCTCACCATGTTCGGAGAGAAGCTCAAGG GTGCTGATCCCGAGGATGTCATCACTGGGGCATTTAAGGTGCTGGATCCTGAAGGAAAGGGGTCAATCAAGAAGCAATT CCTTGAAGAGCTTCTTACCACACAGTGTGACAGATTCAGTGCAGAGGAG ATTAAGAACATGTGGACAGCTTTCCCTCCTGATGTCGCTGGCAACGTTGATTACAAGAACATCTGCTATGTGATCACCCACGGAGAGGACAAAGACCAGGAATAA